One Phaseolus vulgaris cultivar G19833 chromosome 11, P. vulgaris v2.0, whole genome shotgun sequence genomic window carries:
- the LOC137805818 gene encoding uncharacterized protein, with amino-acid sequence MQRTNINLDVLDINLDILEIDLDVLDMNKHALGFTSTTMSKQNIKIDILDIILNVLTVGLDVLGINQNAIDFTSTTFSKRNINLNALGICLNVLSMNQHSLDFTSIPMSKQNINLDSLSINQDVLGMNHHAFGFTSTKMSNKNINLDVIGINLDVLSIKIDVCNMDQHALDFTLTMMSKQNMNLDILNITLDVLDITLDVLRIGLDVLGMNQHAIDFTSIMMSKQNINLDVLDINLDVLDINLDVLDINLDVLSITLDVLAINQYALEFTSTMMSKQKST; translated from the coding sequence ATGCAAAGAACAAACATCAACCTAGATGTTCTCGACATCAATCTAGATATTCTTGAAATTGACTTGGATGTTCTCGACATGAACAAACATGCACTCGGCTTTACATCGACCACAATGTCAAAGCAAAACATAAAAATAGATATTCTCGACATCATCCTAAATGTTCTCACAGTTGGCTTGGATGTTCTCGGCATAAACCAAAATGCAATTGACTTTACATCGACCACGTTCTCAAAACGAAACATTAACCTAAATGCTCTTGGCATCTGCCTGAATGTTCTCAGCATGAACCAACATTCACTCGACTTTACATCGATCCCGATGTCAAAGCAAAACATCAACCTAGATTCTCTCAGCATCAACCAAGATGTTCTTGGCATGAATCATCATGCATTTGGCTTTACATCGACCAAAATgtcaaataaaaacattaactTAGATGTTATTGGCATTAACCTAGATGTTCTCAGCATCAAAATTGACGTTTGCAACATGGACCAGCATGCACTGGACTTTACATTGACCATGATGTCAAAGCAAAACATGAACCTAGATATTCTCAACATCACCCTAGATGTTCTTGACATCACTCTAGATGTTCTTCGCATCGGTCTGGATGTTCTTGGCATGAACCAACATGCAATTGACTTTACATCGATCATGATGTCAAAGCAAAACATCAACCTAGATGTTCTCGACATCAACCTTGATGTTCTCGACATCAACCTTGATGTTCTCGACATCAACCTTGATGTTCTCAGCATCACCCTGGATGTTCTCGCCATCAACCAATATGCACTCGAATTTACATCGACCATGATGTCAAAACAAAAATCAACCTAG